The following proteins are encoded in a genomic region of Plasmodium coatneyi strain Hackeri chromosome 6, complete sequence:
- a CDS encoding Pyruvate kinase, with the protein MKSKRLLLVAHLATLLVEGMGKYEGTNAQFSKTHIQRCISGGQLFLSNAHITKQMRRKKNIQIHTQTASVEISNKADMSNLSKKDKMSFTKTKQIATIGPATENFEELEKLYLSGIDVFRLNFSHGLKSIKKYIINSLRIIEKKYGTSIGILGDIQGPKIRIGEFEKSEKNAKETNTFVELKEGDIFSFDLVDKPGNENRVQLNYPELLKNVKVGQMILLDDGNLKMKVIENQFDESDMKNSSIKVKVITGGKLYRKKGFCIPNMIMPIEVLNEKDIKDILFCINEGVDFLGYSFVQTKYDLIFLKSIIKDYYESDFFQNKVKKDRLIYDEKELQMKEHDDPNDYYIKEVNDYYQDYYLKNYQKYKQIYDVYKNQDLQVDTDKAENENENENSATYQNSTYDGNTQITQINQLKDDTANCTPSDHPNGIFIVSKIEKPSAVKNIESIINLSDAIMIARGDLGIETNLSNLPILQKKMINLCRIKYNKPVIVATQMMESMRFLPSPTRAEVADVATALYDGSDCVMLSAETATGQYPILTASTQNSIIKDVENDYYYYDYTQRKNNNLVKCAHGMSPTPSSGNSHFEKLIYSIRDLSNNINLKSIILFSNEFQKIQKLSNLRTKAPIIVITENVALARKLQLTWGVYPYISKLTDTHHNDLLTLINYGCKVSKEEGFVSSPEEYSLVTFTKNINNSSNLLYLCQPCLTT; encoded by the coding sequence ATGAAGTCAAAGCGGCTGCTTCTCGTTGCCCACTTGGCCACACTActtgtggaaggaatggggAAATACGAAGGGACAAACGCGCAGTTTAGCAAAACACACATTCAGAGGTGCATCTCAGGAGGGCAACTCTTCCTTAGCAACGCACATATAACCAAACagatgaggagaaaaaaaaacattcaaaTCCACACGCAAACAGCTAGCGTAGAAATTTCAAACAAAGCGGACATGAGCAATCTaagcaaaaaggacaaaatgtCATTCACAAAAACTAAGCAAATAGCTACGATCGGGCCCGCAACCGAAAATTTCGAAGAATTGGAAAAGCTGTACCTTAGCGGAATTGACGTTTTCAGGTTAAATTTCTCCCATGGGTTAAAaagcattaaaaaatacataataaATTCCCTTCgaattatagaaaaaaaatatggtacTTCTATTGGCATTTTAGGAGATATCCAAGGGCCAAAAATACGAATAGgggaatttgaaaaaagtgaaaaaaatgcaaaggagACAAATACCTTCGTCGAATTGAAGGAGGgggatattttttccttcgattTAGTAGACAAGCCTGGAAATGAAAACAGGGTGCAACTCAACTATCCTgagttgttaaaaaatgtaaaggttGGACAAATGATATTACTAGATGATGGaaacttaaaaatgaaggtcATAGAAAATCAGTTCGACGAATCGGACATGAAAAATAGCTCcataaaagtaaaagttaTTACAGGGGGAAAactgtacagaaaaaaagggttctGTATTCCTAATATGATCATGCCTATTGAAGtgttaaatgaaaaggataTTAAAGACATCCTATTTTGTATTAACGAAGGGGTAGACTTTTTAGGTTATTCCTTTGTTCAAACGAAGTACGatttgatatttttaaaaagtattatAAAGGATTACTACGAGAGcgattttttccaaaacaaggtaaaaaaggatAGACTTATTTACGACGAGAAGGAACttcaaatgaaggaacacgATGATCCCAACGATTACTACATAAAAGAGGTAAATGATTACTACCAAGATTATTACTTGAAGAATTACCAAAAGTATAAACAGATTTACGATGTGTACAAAAATCAGGACCTCCAGGTAGATACTGACAAAgcggaaaatgaaaatgaaaacgaaaACTCTGCCACATATCAAAATAGCACCTACGATGGGAACACGCAAATTACGCAGATTAACCAGCTTAAAGATGACACTGCTAATTGCACACCGAGTGACCACCCGAACGGCATATTTATTGTGTCGAAAATTGAAAAACCCTCTGCtgtgaaaaatatagaaagtATTATTAACCTTTCAGATGCTATTATGATTGCCAGAGGCGACCTCGGAATTGAAACCAACTTATCTAACTTaccaattttacaaaaaaaaatgatcaatCTGTGTAGAATTAAATATAACAAACCGGTAATCGTAGCAACGCAAATGATGGAAAGTATGAGATTCTTACCTTCCCCCACTAGAGCAGAAGTGGCAGACGTTGCAACGGCGCTTTACGATGGATCCGATTGCGTTATGCTTTCAGCGGAAACAGCTACTGGGCAATATCCCATCCTCACGGCATCCACACAAAACAGCATAATTAAAGACGTAGAAAATGATTACTACTATTACGATTACACgcagaggaaaaataataatctgGTCAAGTGTGCACATGGTATGAGTCCTACCCCCTCCAGTGGaaattcccattttgaaaaacttATTTACAGCATAAGGGATCTAAGCAATAACATAAATTTGAAATcgatcattttattttcgaatgaatttcaaaaaatacaaaaactCAGCAATTTACGAACAAAGGCACCCATTATTGTCATCACAGAAAATGTGGCCTTGGCTAGGAAGTTGCAACTCACGTGGGGCGTCTATCCTTACATCTCCAAATTAACCGATACGCACCATAATGACTTGTTAACCCTCATTAATTATGGGTGTAAGGTTTCCAAGGAGGAGGGGTTCGTCAGCTCGCCGGAGGAATACTCCCTCGTCACCTTTacgaaaaatattaacaactCGTCCAATTTGCTTTACCTCTGCCAACCGTGTTTGACCACATAA